In a single window of the Terriglobales bacterium genome:
- a CDS encoding 4a-hydroxytetrahydrobiopterin dehydratase, which produces MTDLARKTCVPCRGGIPALKGKLLRDLSKMLPEWKVVKQHHLTRSYDFPDFRTALAYVDRLGAIAEEQGHHPDIFLAWGKVGVTVWTHKVDGLTESDFILAAKAERLYKKHKPGR; this is translated from the coding sequence ATGACCGACCTCGCACGCAAGACCTGTGTTCCCTGCCGCGGCGGCATCCCGGCGCTGAAAGGCAAGCTGCTTCGCGACCTGAGCAAGATGCTGCCGGAATGGAAGGTGGTGAAGCAGCACCACCTCACCCGCAGCTACGACTTCCCCGACTTCCGCACGGCGCTCGCCTACGTGGACCGTCTGGGCGCCATCGCCGAAGAGCAGGGACACCACCCGGACATCTTCCTGGCCTGGGGAAAAGTGGGCGTCACCGTGTGGACGCACAAGGTCGACGGGCTCACCGAGAGCGACTTCATCCTCGCCGCCAAGGCCGAGCGACTGTACAAGAAGCACAAGCCGGGACGCTGA
- the amrS gene encoding AmmeMemoRadiSam system radical SAM enzyme, which produces MPTLREIVHQHVRQAEPRLYEKLDRNRLRCYSCGHCCPIPEGQAGVCKVRYNRGGTLYVPWGYVGGVQCDPVEKKPFFHAYPGALAYSFGMLGCDLHCSYCQNWVTSQALRDPEAVSLPLAVTPQDLVKDALRQKARLVVSTYNEPLITSEWAVAIFKEARAAGLVTGFVSNGNGTPQVLEFLRPWIDLYKVDLKSFDERHYHELGGRLQPILDTIRRLHEMDFWVEVVTLVIPGFNDSDDELTRLAEFLAGVSPDIPWHVTAFHKDYKMTDPQNTSVETLLRAAEIGRKAGLRYVYAGNLPGRVGDLENTRCHNCHTLLIERYGYFISGYHLTAEGACPKCGTKIPGRWARQFQGQITDRPFLPRSRSLISILSS; this is translated from the coding sequence ATGCCCACCCTGCGAGAGATCGTCCACCAGCACGTGCGCCAGGCCGAGCCGCGCCTCTACGAAAAGCTCGACCGCAACCGCCTGCGCTGCTACTCCTGCGGACACTGCTGTCCCATCCCCGAAGGCCAGGCCGGGGTCTGCAAGGTGCGCTACAACCGCGGCGGGACGCTCTACGTCCCCTGGGGATACGTGGGCGGCGTGCAGTGCGATCCGGTGGAAAAGAAGCCCTTCTTCCACGCCTATCCTGGGGCGCTGGCCTACAGCTTCGGCATGCTGGGCTGCGACCTGCACTGCTCCTACTGCCAGAACTGGGTGACCTCGCAGGCGCTGCGCGATCCCGAAGCCGTCTCGCTGCCGCTCGCCGTCACGCCCCAAGACTTGGTGAAAGACGCGCTGCGCCAGAAGGCGCGGCTGGTGGTCAGCACCTACAATGAGCCGCTCATCACCAGCGAATGGGCGGTAGCCATCTTCAAGGAAGCGCGCGCCGCGGGCCTCGTGACTGGATTCGTCTCGAACGGCAACGGCACGCCGCAGGTGCTGGAGTTCCTGCGCCCCTGGATCGATCTCTACAAGGTGGACCTGAAGAGCTTCGACGAACGCCACTACCACGAACTGGGCGGGCGGCTGCAGCCGATTCTCGACACCATCCGCCGCCTGCATGAGATGGATTTCTGGGTGGAGGTCGTCACCCTCGTCATCCCCGGCTTCAACGACTCCGACGACGAGCTCACCCGCCTGGCGGAATTCCTGGCCGGCGTCTCGCCGGACATCCCCTGGCACGTGACCGCCTTCCACAAGGACTACAAGATGACCGACCCGCAGAACACCAGCGTGGAGACTCTTCTCCGCGCCGCCGAGATCGGGCGCAAGGCCGGGCTGCGCTATGTGTATGCCGGGAACCTGCCGGGCCGGGTCGGCGACCTGGAGAACACGCGCTGCCACAACTGCCACACGCTGCTCATCGAGCGCTACGGATACTTCATCAGCGGCTACCACCTGACCGCGGAGGGCGCCTGCCCCAAGTGCGGAACCAAGATCCCCGGACGCTGGGCGCGCCAGTTCCAGGGACAGATCACCGACCGCCCGTTTTTGCCGCGCAGCCGGTCGCTGATTTCCATCCTGTCGTCTTGA
- the frdA gene encoding fumarate reductase (quinol) flavoprotein subunit: MDTSFHDVLLVGGGGAGLRAAIAVAEVNPKLSVAVVSKVYPMRSHTVSAEGGAAGVIKPDDSLDEHAYDTISGGDWLSDQDAVEAFVREAPQELLQLEHWGCPWSREPDGYIAVRAFGGMKKMRTWFAADKTGFHMLHALFQTTLKYDPILRYDEWFVTKLLVDDGRVQGVVAIELSTGRIQAILAKAVILCTGGCGRVFPFTTNANIKNGDGMALAYRAGAPLKDMEFMQYHPTGLPFTGILITEASRSEGGYMVNKDGYRYLQDYNLGTPQAKPVLRSMELGPRDRLSQAFVHEMEKGRTLKGPYGDYVHLDLRHLGEKLINSRLPFVRELCLKYENIDPVKEMIPVRPVVHYMMGGVSTDIHGATPLAGLYAAGEVACVSINGANRLGSNSLPELLVFGARAGRAAAAFASSQAEPNGAVLTQARDEKRRLEEDFLGKSSGKERLSTVREEMQKAIEAGAGIYRTESSLVEAATKLRALQERSVNLALDDHSRTFNTDLTSALELGFMLDVAESIVQCALQRTESRGAHQRTDFPQRDDQKFLAHSLVSRNPDGSARVEYLPVKITRWPPGERVYGQPAGESKKG, translated from the coding sequence TTGGACACCTCTTTCCACGATGTTCTGCTGGTAGGCGGCGGGGGCGCGGGACTGCGCGCGGCCATCGCCGTTGCTGAAGTCAACCCCAAGCTGAGCGTGGCGGTGGTGTCGAAGGTCTATCCCATGCGCAGCCACACGGTCTCGGCGGAGGGTGGCGCGGCGGGCGTGATCAAGCCTGACGACAGCCTGGACGAGCACGCCTACGACACCATTTCCGGGGGCGACTGGCTCAGCGATCAAGATGCGGTGGAGGCCTTCGTCCGGGAAGCGCCGCAGGAATTACTGCAGCTGGAGCACTGGGGCTGCCCCTGGAGCCGCGAGCCCGACGGCTACATCGCGGTGCGCGCCTTCGGCGGCATGAAGAAGATGCGCACCTGGTTCGCCGCCGACAAGACGGGCTTCCACATGCTGCACGCGCTCTTCCAGACCACGCTCAAGTACGACCCCATCCTCCGCTACGACGAGTGGTTCGTCACCAAACTTCTGGTGGACGACGGCCGCGTGCAGGGCGTGGTGGCGATAGAGCTTTCGACCGGACGCATCCAGGCCATCCTGGCCAAGGCCGTGATCCTGTGCACCGGCGGATGCGGACGCGTCTTCCCTTTCACCACCAACGCCAACATCAAGAACGGCGACGGCATGGCGCTGGCCTACCGCGCGGGCGCGCCGCTGAAAGACATGGAGTTCATGCAGTACCACCCCACCGGCCTACCCTTCACCGGCATCCTTATTACTGAGGCTTCGCGCTCCGAGGGCGGCTACATGGTGAACAAGGACGGCTACCGCTACCTGCAGGACTACAACCTGGGGACGCCGCAGGCCAAGCCGGTGCTGCGCTCGATGGAGCTGGGCCCGCGCGACCGGCTGTCGCAGGCCTTCGTCCATGAGATGGAGAAGGGACGAACGCTCAAAGGCCCGTACGGCGACTACGTGCACCTCGACCTGCGCCACCTGGGCGAAAAGCTCATCAACAGCCGCTTGCCATTTGTCCGCGAGCTGTGCCTGAAGTACGAGAACATCGATCCGGTGAAAGAGATGATCCCGGTGCGCCCGGTCGTCCACTACATGATGGGCGGAGTCTCGACCGACATTCACGGGGCCACGCCGCTGGCGGGACTGTATGCGGCGGGCGAGGTGGCCTGCGTCTCGATCAACGGAGCGAATCGTCTGGGCTCGAATTCCCTGCCGGAACTGCTGGTGTTCGGCGCGCGCGCCGGGCGGGCGGCCGCGGCCTTCGCCTCCAGCCAGGCGGAGCCGAATGGCGCGGTGCTGACGCAGGCGCGGGACGAAAAACGCCGGCTGGAAGAGGACTTTCTGGGCAAGAGCAGCGGCAAAGAGCGCCTCTCCACCGTCCGCGAGGAGATGCAGAAGGCGATCGAAGCGGGTGCGGGCATCTATCGCACCGAATCGTCGCTGGTGGAAGCGGCGACGAAGCTGCGCGCGCTGCAGGAGCGCTCCGTCAACCTGGCGCTCGACGACCACAGCCGCACCTTCAACACCGATCTGACGTCGGCTCTGGAGCTGGGATTCATGCTGGACGTGGCCGAATCCATCGTGCAGTGCGCGTTGCAGCGTACCGAATCTCGCGGCGCCCACCAGCGGACGGATTTCCCGCAGCGCGACGACCAGAAGTTTTTGGCCCACTCCCTGGTTTCGCGAAATCCGGATGGCTCGGCGCGAGTAGAGTATCTTCCAGTGAAGATCACGCGCTGGCCGCCGGGAGAGCGCGTGTACGGCCAGCCGGCCGGGGAGTCCAAGAAGGGATAA
- a CDS encoding succinate dehydrogenase/fumarate reductase iron-sulfur subunit gives MAETITLEVTRYSPERDQKPALERFEVPLRPEWVILDALNYIKDKVDGSLTFRWSCRMGVCGSCGMMVNGEPKLTCATFLHKYEGKAVRVEPLRYFPVVRDLVTEISDFMSKLKRAKPWLIRRTEKPLAEGEYLQTPEQLDTYKQFSMCINCTLCYAACPVYGLDSEFIGPAALALAQRYNLDSRDQGAEERMLTLAHPDGIWGCTFVGECTSVCPKHVDPAGAIQQYKLKAAVHWVKSLLKPGT, from the coding sequence ATGGCGGAGACCATCACCCTCGAAGTCACCAGGTACTCGCCGGAGCGGGACCAGAAGCCCGCGCTCGAGCGCTTCGAGGTCCCGCTGCGGCCGGAGTGGGTGATCCTGGACGCGCTCAACTACATCAAGGACAAAGTGGACGGCTCGCTCACCTTCCGCTGGTCGTGCCGCATGGGCGTATGCGGCAGTTGCGGGATGATGGTGAATGGCGAACCCAAGCTCACCTGCGCCACCTTCCTGCACAAGTATGAAGGCAAGGCGGTGCGGGTGGAGCCGCTGCGCTACTTCCCGGTGGTGCGCGACCTGGTGACCGAGATCTCCGACTTCATGAGCAAGCTGAAGCGGGCCAAGCCCTGGCTGATCCGTCGGACGGAGAAGCCGCTGGCCGAGGGCGAGTACCTGCAGACGCCGGAGCAGCTCGACACCTACAAGCAATTCAGCATGTGCATCAACTGCACGCTGTGCTACGCCGCCTGCCCGGTGTATGGGCTGGATTCGGAGTTCATCGGCCCGGCGGCGCTGGCGCTGGCCCAGCGCTACAACCTGGATTCGCGCGACCAGGGCGCGGAGGAGCGCATGCTAACGCTCGCCCATCCCGACGGCATATGGGGATGCACCTTCGTGGGCGAGTGCACCAGCGTCTGTCCCAAGCATGTGGACCCGGCGGGCGCCATTCAGCAGTACAAGCTGAAGGCGGCGGTGCACTGGGTGAAGTCGCTGCTGAAACCAGGAACCTAA
- the frdD gene encoding fumarate reductase subunit FrdD: MPKTSNDAFFWGLFSAGGTVAAILIPVHLFLFALAFPLGWLQEPTYGTLMDVVRLPLVRLYLFVLCSLPLFHWAHRFRFTLYDGLQIKHLNEVIFAGCYGSAILGTAAAGYLLWTI; this comes from the coding sequence ATGCCCAAGACCTCCAATGACGCTTTCTTCTGGGGCCTGTTCAGTGCCGGCGGCACGGTGGCGGCGATCCTGATCCCCGTGCATCTGTTCCTGTTCGCGCTGGCCTTCCCTCTGGGATGGCTGCAGGAGCCCACCTACGGCACCCTGATGGACGTGGTGCGGCTCCCTCTGGTGCGGCTGTACTTGTTCGTGCTGTGCTCCTTGCCGCTCTTCCACTGGGCGCACCGCTTCCGTTTCACGCTGTATGACGGATTGCAGATCAAACACTTGAACGAAGTCATCTTCGCCGGCTGCTATGGAAGCGCGATTTTGGGGACGGCGGCCGCAGGATATCTTCTTTGGACGATTTAG
- a CDS encoding cobalamin-dependent protein (Presence of a B(12) (cobalamin)-binding domain implies dependence on cobalamin itself, in one of its several forms, or in some unusual lineages, dependence on a cobalamin-like analog.): METHPKGTRARVLLTSVFGPYARDDRFGSRSLNPMELFHNQVTRAQGEFSLRMFHRSWGIMLIQQNISAPCTLLDFPTRKRFQRELTREHYDVVGISSIITNLGKVRKMCRMVRQWSPDSVIVVGGHVAAIPGIEHLLDADHIVRGEGIRWMRLYLGEDPQAPIRHPAIVSAFGVRAMGLRLPQPRGGTAATLVPSVGCPMGCNFCTTSSFFGGKGKFINFYETGDELFAVMCELEARLKVRSFFVMDENFLLQRKRALRLLELMKQAGKSWALYVFSSAHAVRSYSMQELVELGVAWLWLGLESPHASYAKLKDVDTRTLVRELQQHGIRVLGSTIVGLEHHTPENIPQEIEYAVSHASDFHQFMLYTPVPGTPLHQEMKEQGRLLDEVDLADIHGQYKFNFRHAAISRDQSKKFLDWAFLQDFERNGPSLYRMCQTLLQGWKRYKDSPDLRVRRRFEWEVRQLKGSYSAALWAMERRLKHTNQTVSAQVRRLRLQVEQEFGWTTRWAARVLGPVLLWTSRREARRLAAGRTYEPPLIVERRNWASG, from the coding sequence ATGGAAACTCATCCCAAGGGAACGCGGGCGCGGGTATTGTTGACCTCGGTCTTCGGACCGTACGCCCGCGACGACCGCTTCGGCAGCCGCTCCCTCAACCCCATGGAGCTCTTCCATAACCAGGTGACGCGGGCGCAGGGCGAATTCTCGCTGCGCATGTTCCACCGCTCCTGGGGCATCATGCTGATCCAGCAAAACATCTCCGCTCCCTGCACCCTGCTGGACTTTCCCACCCGAAAGCGCTTCCAGCGCGAGTTGACCCGCGAGCATTACGACGTGGTGGGCATTTCCTCGATCATCACCAACCTGGGGAAGGTGCGCAAGATGTGCCGCATGGTGCGGCAGTGGTCGCCGGATTCGGTGATCGTGGTGGGCGGACACGTGGCCGCCATCCCTGGGATCGAGCATCTGCTGGATGCGGACCACATCGTCCGCGGCGAGGGCATCCGCTGGATGCGGCTCTACCTGGGCGAGGATCCCCAGGCGCCCATCCGCCATCCCGCAATCGTCTCCGCCTTCGGCGTGCGGGCCATGGGGTTGCGCTTGCCGCAACCAAGAGGCGGCACCGCGGCCACTCTGGTGCCCTCGGTCGGCTGCCCCATGGGGTGCAACTTTTGCACCACCTCTTCGTTCTTCGGAGGGAAGGGCAAGTTCATCAACTTCTACGAGACCGGAGACGAGCTGTTCGCGGTGATGTGCGAGCTGGAGGCCCGCCTGAAGGTCCGCTCCTTTTTCGTGATGGATGAAAACTTCCTGCTGCAGCGCAAGCGGGCCCTGCGCTTGCTGGAACTCATGAAGCAAGCCGGCAAAAGCTGGGCCCTGTATGTGTTCTCGTCCGCCCATGCCGTCCGCAGCTACAGCATGCAGGAGCTGGTGGAGCTGGGCGTCGCCTGGCTGTGGCTGGGCCTGGAGTCCCCGCACGCCAGCTATGCCAAGTTGAAGGACGTCGATACCCGGACCCTGGTGCGGGAACTCCAGCAGCACGGGATCCGGGTGCTGGGCTCCACCATCGTGGGCCTGGAGCACCACACGCCGGAGAACATCCCGCAGGAGATCGAGTATGCGGTGTCGCACGCCTCCGATTTCCACCAGTTCATGCTCTACACCCCGGTTCCCGGCACACCCCTGCATCAGGAAATGAAGGAACAAGGGCGCCTGCTCGATGAGGTGGATTTGGCGGACATCCACGGCCAGTACAAGTTCAACTTTCGCCATGCTGCCATCTCGCGCGACCAGTCCAAGAAGTTTCTCGACTGGGCCTTCCTGCAGGACTTCGAGCGCAACGGCCCCAGCCTCTACCGCATGTGCCAGACCCTGCTGCAAGGCTGGAAGCGCTACAAGGATTCTCCTGACCTGCGCGTGCGGCGGCGTTTTGAATGGGAGGTCCGGCAGCTCAAGGGCAGCTATAGCGCGGCGTTGTGGGCCATGGAGCGGCGGCTGAAGCACACCAACCAGACGGTCAGCGCGCAGGTCCGCCGCCTGCGCTTGCAGGTGGAGCAGGAGTTTGGCTGGACCACGCGCTGGGCCGCCCGTGTCCTGGGCCCCGTGCTGCTCTGGACCTCGCGGCGCGAGGCGCGGCGGCTCGCCGCCGGCCGCACCTACGAGCCTCCGCTGATCGTGGAGCGGCGCAACTGGGCTTCCGGGTAG
- a CDS encoding SulP family inorganic anion transporter, which yields MKIEKPKSLANEFWGGLAAMLVALPSAIAFGVTIFSPLGAAYVAVGALAGILGTFALGLVAPAFGGTNRLITAPCAPAAAVLSAFAIGLMQKGVTPESALLMIALVSLMCGLLQITFGLVGLGRLIKYMPFPVVSGYLSGVGLIIIISQVPKFLGVPKNTHFWESLRSPWLWQWQGIVVGGVTVLVMLFASKVTKAVPAAILGLASGVLAYFALSLHYPALLELTGNKLVIGQLGGSGSGGFFQAMVGRWKAVGSLDPGLLWALITPALTLAVLLSIDTLKTCVVLDALTRSRHNSNRELIGQGLGNLASTAVGGMPGAGQMGATLVNISSGGQTRVSGLIEGALALVAFLILSKFIAWVPIAGLAGILIVVGFRMFDRHSLSLLKSRSTILDFVVIVVVVAVAETVSLIAASAVGIALAIMLFIREQVGGAVVRRKTYGNQMFSKQVRLPEEMEILTKRGEQAVIFELQGSLFFGTTDQLYTALEPDLKTRKFVVLDMRRVQSVDFTAAHMLEQVQGMLAERDAFLIFSQLPRAAPSGQDMKRYFLTLGLVRSERHVRGFRELDAALEWVEDQLLQEDRVERAAEKPLELHEIEVFKGRKEDTLTELEACVARRSVKEGEFVFHLGETGDEMFLIRRGAVRIMLPIVGKHSHHLATFGRGNFFGEMTFLDRVPRSADAVAGTDTDLFVLSRARFDGLADHHKRLGMQLLEGLAKALAIRLRHTNTELRTLEDS from the coding sequence TTGAAGATAGAGAAGCCCAAAAGCCTGGCAAACGAATTCTGGGGCGGCCTGGCGGCCATGCTGGTGGCCCTGCCTTCGGCCATCGCCTTCGGCGTGACCATCTTCTCGCCGCTGGGCGCCGCCTATGTCGCCGTGGGCGCTCTGGCCGGCATTCTGGGGACCTTCGCTCTCGGCCTGGTGGCTCCGGCCTTCGGCGGCACCAACCGGCTGATCACCGCGCCCTGCGCTCCGGCGGCGGCGGTGCTCTCCGCCTTCGCCATCGGGTTGATGCAGAAGGGCGTGACGCCGGAGTCGGCGTTGCTCATGATCGCCCTGGTCAGCCTGATGTGCGGCCTGCTGCAGATCACCTTCGGATTGGTGGGCCTGGGCCGGCTCATCAAGTACATGCCCTTTCCCGTGGTGAGCGGCTACCTGAGCGGCGTAGGCCTGATCATCATCATCAGCCAGGTACCCAAGTTCCTGGGCGTCCCTAAGAACACGCACTTTTGGGAATCGCTGCGCTCGCCGTGGTTGTGGCAATGGCAGGGAATCGTGGTGGGCGGAGTCACGGTGCTGGTAATGCTGTTCGCATCGAAAGTGACCAAGGCGGTACCGGCCGCCATCCTGGGACTGGCTTCGGGCGTGCTCGCCTACTTCGCGCTTTCTCTCCACTATCCCGCGCTGCTGGAGCTGACGGGAAACAAGCTGGTCATCGGCCAACTGGGCGGCTCGGGCAGTGGCGGCTTCTTCCAGGCCATGGTGGGACGCTGGAAGGCCGTCGGCTCGCTGGACCCCGGGCTGCTGTGGGCGCTGATTACGCCGGCGCTGACTCTGGCCGTGCTGCTTTCCATCGACACGCTCAAGACCTGCGTGGTGCTGGACGCTTTGACTCGCAGCCGCCACAACTCCAACCGCGAACTCATCGGGCAGGGCCTGGGCAACCTGGCCTCCACCGCCGTGGGCGGCATGCCCGGCGCCGGACAGATGGGCGCCACTCTGGTCAACATCTCCAGCGGCGGGCAGACGCGCGTCTCCGGGCTGATCGAGGGCGCGCTGGCGCTGGTCGCCTTCCTGATTCTGTCAAAGTTCATCGCCTGGGTGCCCATCGCCGGGCTGGCCGGGATCCTGATCGTGGTGGGCTTCCGCATGTTCGACCGCCACAGCCTGAGCCTTCTCAAGTCGCGCTCCACCATCCTCGACTTCGTGGTCATCGTGGTGGTGGTGGCGGTGGCGGAAACGGTCAGCCTGATCGCGGCCTCGGCGGTGGGCATCGCCCTGGCCATCATGCTCTTCATTCGCGAGCAGGTGGGCGGAGCGGTGGTCCGCCGCAAGACGTACGGCAACCAGATGTTCTCCAAGCAGGTCCGCCTGCCCGAGGAGATGGAGATCCTGACCAAGCGCGGCGAGCAAGCCGTCATCTTTGAGCTGCAGGGCAGCCTGTTCTTCGGCACCACCGACCAGCTCTACACCGCGCTCGAGCCCGACCTGAAGACCCGCAAATTCGTTGTGCTGGACATGCGCCGGGTGCAGTCGGTGGACTTCACCGCCGCCCACATGCTGGAGCAGGTGCAGGGCATGCTGGCCGAGCGCGACGCCTTCCTCATCTTCAGCCAGCTTCCGCGCGCCGCCCCCAGCGGCCAGGACATGAAGCGCTACTTCCTCACCCTGGGGCTGGTGCGCTCCGAGCGCCACGTCCGCGGCTTCCGCGAGCTGGACGCGGCCCTGGAGTGGGTGGAAGACCAGCTGCTGCAGGAAGACCGCGTGGAGCGGGCGGCGGAGAAGCCGCTCGAGCTCCACGAGATCGAAGTGTTCAAGGGGCGCAAGGAAGATACGCTGACGGAACTCGAGGCCTGCGTGGCGCGTCGCTCGGTGAAGGAAGGCGAGTTTGTTTTCCACCTTGGCGAGACGGGCGACGAGATGTTCCTCATCCGCCGCGGCGCGGTGCGCATCATGCTGCCCATCGTGGGCAAGCACAGCCACCACCTGGCCACCTTCGGCCGCGGCAACTTCTTCGGCGAGATGACCTTCCTCGACCGCGTGCCGCGCTCCGCCGACGCCGTCGCCGGCACCGATACCGACCTGTTCGTGCTCTCTCGCGCGCGCTTCGACGGCCTCGCCGACCACCACAAGCGCCTGGGCATGCAACTGCTGGAAGGCCTCGCCAAAGCGCTGGCCATTCGCTTGCGCCATACCAACACCGAGCTGCGCACCCTGGAAGACAGCTGA
- the typA gene encoding translational GTPase TypA, which yields MSNIRNIAIIAHVDHGKTTLVDAMLRQSGVFRANQELVDRVMDSNELERERGITILAKNTAVFYHETKINIVDTPGHSDFGGEVERALNMVDGVMLLVDASEGPLPQTRYVLSKALESKLPPIVVINKIDRPDARPQEVLNEIYDLFIDLDAAEDQLDFPVLYTNARLGTASAEAAGTGRDLRPLFDAIVSTMPAPSGDPAAPLQILVANLDYSDYLGRLALARVFNGTLRTGDEVGIAKLDGSLEKVRITKLFSFSGLKRVDIEQTELGDIVAIAGVTGITIGETITSAEAPAPLPRTVIDEPTIAMQFTVNTSPFAGRDGQYVTSRHLRERLEKELLTNVSIKVEETGGPDTYTVMGRGELQLSILLEMMRREGYELMVGKPEIVTKTVNGKVMEPVERLTVDVPEEFIGVVMEKLGMRKAEMQKMHNHGYGRVRLEFRVPSRGLIGLRSEVLTDTRGTIVMNSLFDGYTEWQGEIPHRLTGALVSDRPGSTTAYALWALQERGELFTGPGTEVYEGMIIGENARDNDLDVNCVREKKLTNMRASSADDAIRLVPFRALNLEQAIEFIAEDEYVEVTPRSLRLRKRVLQSNRRPRKNAVPVATPAGE from the coding sequence TTGAGCAACATCCGGAACATCGCAATCATCGCCCACGTGGACCACGGCAAGACCACGCTGGTGGACGCCATGCTGCGCCAGAGCGGCGTCTTCCGCGCCAACCAGGAGCTGGTGGACCGGGTGATGGATTCGAACGAGTTGGAGCGGGAGCGCGGCATCACCATCCTGGCCAAGAACACGGCCGTCTTCTATCACGAGACCAAGATCAACATCGTGGACACGCCCGGGCACAGCGACTTCGGGGGCGAGGTGGAGCGCGCGCTGAACATGGTGGATGGCGTCATGTTGCTGGTGGACGCCAGCGAAGGGCCGCTGCCGCAGACGCGCTACGTACTGAGCAAGGCGCTCGAATCCAAGCTGCCGCCCATCGTGGTGATCAACAAGATCGACCGCCCCGATGCGCGTCCCCAGGAAGTGCTGAACGAGATCTACGACCTGTTCATCGACCTGGACGCCGCCGAGGACCAGCTGGATTTCCCCGTGCTCTACACCAACGCACGGCTGGGGACGGCGTCGGCGGAAGCGGCGGGGACGGGCCGCGACCTGCGCCCGCTCTTCGACGCCATCGTCAGCACCATGCCCGCGCCCTCCGGCGACCCCGCCGCCCCGTTGCAGATCCTGGTGGCCAACCTCGATTACAGCGACTACCTGGGGCGGCTGGCGCTGGCCCGCGTCTTCAACGGGACGCTGCGCACTGGCGACGAAGTGGGCATCGCCAAGCTGGACGGTTCGCTGGAGAAAGTCCGTATCACCAAGCTCTTTTCCTTCAGCGGGCTGAAGCGGGTGGACATCGAGCAGACCGAACTGGGCGACATTGTGGCCATCGCCGGCGTCACCGGCATCACCATCGGCGAGACCATCACCAGCGCGGAAGCGCCCGCGCCCCTGCCCCGCACCGTGATCGACGAGCCCACCATCGCCATGCAGTTCACGGTGAACACCTCACCCTTCGCCGGGCGCGACGGGCAATACGTCACCTCGCGCCACCTGCGCGAGCGGTTGGAGAAGGAGCTGCTCACCAACGTCTCCATCAAGGTGGAAGAGACCGGCGGGCCGGACACGTACACGGTGATGGGCCGCGGCGAGCTGCAACTCTCCATCCTGCTGGAGATGATGCGGCGCGAAGGCTACGAGCTGATGGTGGGCAAGCCCGAGATTGTCACCAAGACGGTCAACGGCAAGGTGATGGAGCCGGTGGAGCGGCTCACCGTGGACGTCCCGGAAGAGTTCATCGGGGTGGTCATGGAGAAGCTGGGGATGCGCAAAGCCGAGATGCAGAAGATGCACAACCACGGCTATGGGCGGGTGCGTCTGGAATTCCGCGTGCCCAGCCGCGGCCTGATCGGACTGCGCAGCGAGGTGCTTACCGATACCCGCGGCACCATCGTGATGAACTCCCTGTTCGACGGCTACACCGAGTGGCAGGGCGAGATCCCGCATCGCCTGACGGGCGCGCTGGTCTCCGACCGCCCCGGCTCGACCACCGCCTACGCGCTTTGGGCTCTGCAGGAGCGCGGCGAGCTCTTCACGGGGCCGGGCACGGAGGTCTACGAGGGCATGATCATCGGCGAGAACGCCCGCGACAACGACCTGGACGTGAATTGCGTCCGCGAGAAAAAGCTCACCAACATGCGCGCCTCCAGTGCCGACGACGCCATCCGCCTGGTTCCCTTCCGGGCGCTCAACCTGGAACAGGCCATCGAGTTCATCGCCGAGGACGAGTACGTGGAGGTCACGCCCCGCTCGCTGCGCCTGCGCAAGCGGGTCCTGCAGTCCAACCGCCGCCCGCGGAAGAATGCGGTCCCGGTGGCCACGCCCGCCGGCGAGTAG
- a CDS encoding response regulator, translating into MIRESQNDSAGVKILLVDDNQQLRDTRAVMLSTHGYEVESVRDTTEACLRWHANRPDLVLLALSETADRAFKACPGIRDSMPAQRVGYLLAQSQYLCPVFLDGGVILAGEGPEDFLGRVQAMLSRVLDAPVGAPQGAGGAGERQTTGE; encoded by the coding sequence GTGATTCGAGAATCGCAAAACGATAGCGCGGGGGTAAAAATCCTTCTCGTGGACGACAACCAGCAGTTGCGCGACACGCGCGCTGTCATGCTCAGCACGCATGGCTACGAGGTTGAATCCGTCCGCGACACCACGGAAGCCTGCCTGCGCTGGCACGCCAACCGTCCAGACTTGGTGCTGCTGGCTTTGAGCGAAACCGCCGACCGGGCCTTCAAGGCTTGCCCGGGCATTCGCGACTCCATGCCGGCGCAGCGCGTCGGTTACTTGCTGGCCCAGTCGCAATACCTCTGCCCGGTCTTCCTGGATGGCGGCGTGATCCTGGCGGGAGAGGGTCCGGAGGATTTCCTGGGCAGAGTGCAGGCGATGCTCAGCAGGGTTTTGGATGCACCCGTGGGAGCCCCGCAAGGGGCCGGCGGCGCAGGAGAACGGCAGACAACAGGAGAGTGA